CTTTGACAATTTTAATTGGCAATCGGTGCACAAGAGTTAGATATGTACTTGCATAAAAGAGAAATGTAATATGcaaataagaaacatattcattgaGGATGAGTAGGATACAAAGGTATGCGCGTCAATGATGCATCTACTACATCATGAGGGCAACTAGGTGACCTTTTTAATTCATAACTACCACGGCAAGGAGGACTTACTACTACGTTGGGAGGTTAACtagggtaacctctttgattcatcGTACTAAACGTAAAGCCTTACCAGATAGATATTCCCTCGTAGGTGCATATGTTGGTGGGAATTACTTGGGTTGCAATGTAGGTCTCTTCGCCCTCACAACCACTAACATCACGAGCTCTCAGGGCTTGGTGAATCTTCATAGCAGGATGTTTAGTTTCTTAGAGTGTTTGTGGGTGTTTATCAGGGGTGGCTTAAAGCAAAGCTCTGGTCTACCTATCTTTAGGTTGTCATGGTCATCTTCCACTCGGATGTTGCTTATGTCTACCTATCTTTCATAGAAGTTGCTTATGTCCTCTATTTCTCTCTTGAGCATACTCCCCCACATTCCACTCTTCGAATGTACCCctgcggtgatggccatttttaactcgtCCTTAGACAATCTGCATTGAATGTACTTTCTTAGACTTTCATTTTCACCTTTCTTTACATAGACGTGGCAATCAGTGGCTGCCGTATAGTCATGGAAGGTGCAGTTTTGCGGAGGAATTCCAATTCATAAGGCATCATGAATGGTTCTTTGAGGTGGGATGGGAGAGATTCTGCTTGGATCTCCCTTGAAAGTGAAGATTCTTCATCGAACTCATTGGCTCCTAGCTTCCTTTTTTGCGCAACTGCTATCTTGCTTCTGAGATCCTTCATTGTGTTGTCTAGCTCCTTCCTCTACCTGTTTAACAAGTTTAGAAGGTTGTTGGTGGGCAGAGCTTGGGTTTTATTATTCTTCTTCATGAAAGAAGCTATGAGGACCTTCTTTCATTTTACTCCATCTTCTCTTTGTTGGGACATGTGTCTCTCATCCATCGATGTCTTCTTGGAGGAGGAGGTGTTCACACCATGTGTTTGCTCCCAACTTCTTGGTCGCGCCTTTGGCACAGAACCTCCATTGTGCTCTGGACGTGGGGAACTGCTCCTTGGAAGTTGGGTCCTTCCACCGCCAAAGGGGAAGGTTGTTttcttccttcctttttcttcccCTGCATACATGGTGAAAGGTACGCCAGACTTTGCTTGTGCCATGCAGCTAAGTACTTCTAGCATTTTCTGCACTGTTTCCTCTAACTTCTAGTTTTTTAGGCGTAGCCCATCTATCTTTCTCTCATTGGTTCGAGGTCTGATCTCCTCAGTGACTCGAGGGTCTAATTCTTGTGGGTTAGGTTCCCCATGAATCACCATTGCCATGGGTTCCCGTGGTTTGGCAACGATCCTGGgagaggtgttgtaacactccctggcTTTTCTTTGCTCTCCTTTCAAGCTTGCTACTCCTCCCAGGGTGGGGAACTTAATGGACAGGAAATGAATGAAGGTCactgctttcaattctctcagagaaggtctccctaataccgcattgaaggccgaGGAACAATCAAATATGATGAAATTTGACATAACGGTTGTTTGTTTggttgctctcccatggtgagggctagcTTAATCATCCCCAAAGGTTTTATTGAGTCTCCAATGAATCCATATAGGGAGGTGCTGCATGATTTCTGATTCCTGTTGtccaagcccatcttctccaaggcgagGCGATAAAGGATAACCACGGAACTGTCGTTATCCACTACAATTTGGCTTGCCCTCATGTTTTCTAATTGAACAGTTAGTACCacagggtcattgtgggggaagtgcaccccccatgcatcctcctctgtgaacGTTATCGAATCGTTTTCCCCTTTAAAACTCTTAAGGGCTCAATGTTCCAAGCTCATGGTGCATGGGGGTGGGCTTCGCCTAGCTCCCCTGACATACCTATCTCTTCCCTTTCTCGACTCTCCTCTAAATCCAGGACCTCCGAAGACTGTTCTTACTTCCCATTGTATCTCCGGGGCTCGTTCATGAGCTCGTGGTGAGGCTGGCCTATTCTCTGGTCTCGGGTTTTCCCTCCTAACATACCTGCCTAGGTGCCCTCTGcatatgagctcctcaatttcctctttAAAATGGGTACACTCCACCGTGGTGTGGCCTagatccttgtggtattggcaagATTTGTTGGGTCCCTTTTGGATCGATCTCTCTTCATTGGCGGAGGCCTCTTGAATGGGACCCGATTTTCATTCGTGAGGAAGATGTGTTCCCTGGTATCTGTCAAGTCTGTATAGAAGGTATACGATACTCGCCTGGGTTCACCTCTGCGTTTATGTTTCCTCTGTTGGTCATCTTTCAACCCTTCATATGCTTTTACCAAGTTGAAGGAATACCTAGGGAAGCCACCCTTGCTGGCTAAACCTGAAAAGGGCGAAAGGCTATACTTATAGTTGGCAGtatccgagcatgccataagcgctgccctggttaaaggagagaagaagcatcAACAACCCGTGTACTACGTCAGTAAACGGCTGGTAGATGCAGAAAATCGATACCCAgagatagagaagttagcatacaCATTAGTCATGGCCTCAAGaaagttaaggccctacttccacgcCCATGCAATTGAGGTACTCACTGATAGCCCTTTAAGACAGGTCTTGCACAAACCTGAAACCTCAGGgaggctaatgaaatggtcgattgagttaAGTCAATTCAACTTCACATATACCCCGaggacctccatcaatgggcaagtgctTGCAGACTTCATAGAGGAGTTCACCTATCGACCAAATAAAGAAGGAGATATAGGAGAGGGTCAGTCGGTCGGAAATGGAGAGGAAAGGAAGtttgaagaatggagcctcctgtggatggagcatccaacgaaggGGGAGCTGGAGTGGgtatcgtgatgactggacccggaggacacaagatgtattgcACGATACGATTTGGGTTTGAAGcctcgaacaacgaggcggagtacgTAGTGCTGCTTAGCTGGATTGCGGTTGGCCCAGGGGCTAAAGGTAACGCATTTACACATTTCTAGCGACTCAAAGTTGGTGGTATTCCAGGTGAAGGGTGAGTATCAGGCAAGGGGTCCTAAGATGGCCGCATACTTAAAAAGGGTAAAAGGCTATCTGGAGCAATTGGAGGGTATagctgatgaggacaccaagacccaagtatcaagtcaagttccagttggtccagtgacgagggcacgagccaagagattcaaggaagaacttaacagcctagtccacaaagtcctaaaacaagaggagaccgtggtcaacattgaaggagaacaaagacttgtcttactcatcaaagttgactgagtttaggagcttaatgagtctttttatttttagtcacgttttttagtctttgtttaatttgtgataagtcaaacatttgacttgtgtgagtccaatagtccttttgtctttaattttcggttttcatgaggaagacaaaaggcttgtcttttatttcggttttcattaggaagacaaaggggctgtccttaatttttcggtttcattaggaagaccaagggtcttgttttcatgtaattttcgtccttataaggactgccaaaacaatgtgaaaaatcagattatgtggaatgaaattgtgagtttatttcttcttgagttcttgaagaaacttttgaacttatcaaggagattccttgtggcgttcatcctgacttatcaaacggattccatccccgtttgtggcgtcttcctcataccaaggttcgtgcttggctaagcattgggtcgcggttccattccaatctcgtgtgttcttggtggctgttccatatttggtgtcgggtttcgtcacacttgttggcgtggttcgtatcagttggtatcagagattaggatcatccggtttggcctatcctttttttttttcatttgtgttctattcgtatttcaattttagggtttctgaaatcaaaaaaaaaaaaaaatctatctattcgtgttcttgattttcttagtctttgttcttgttttccttctaaaaatctgaaaccattatagttaatctctttattccagattgtttctttgttcaaatcgtgttcttaaTATCCTTGTTCCAATTGTTTGTTGTGAAATCAGAAACTATTCTAGAGTTTGttgaaatcgtgaattagggctttgagtttttctcttgttctaattgtagaatctgaattttcattgagtttctagtgctgttttgttttgaaatccgaattttgccttgggtttcttgttcttgttgtgaaatccgaaattggtattgataattcccttgtttcaattgtgtccctggtttcaattggttcctttatttgttgtggaATCCGAGACTGTTATAGTGCCACCAATTATTTTGGTTTTGATCTTATTGTTTGAATCACAGATTGGATTTTGGGAATATTGGTTTATgtaattgggattgagttttctcttgttcttgtagtgaaatctgaattgagattgggttttatcttgttcttatggtgaaatctgagttgggattgagtttcacttattcttattgttaaatccaaaagtgggttgggttttctcttttctttttgtgaaatctgaatctgcattgtttctcttttctttttgagtctccattgtttctcttgtgaaaaCCGATTCATTTTTTTGCTTTCAAATTTGTTCCttgcatctgcatttgagaaatcaaagaaaagaaaagaagaaagaaagaaagaaaagaaagaagaagaaaaccaagaggatccgaaaaaaaaaaaaaaaagtctggaaacctctcttaaaaatttttgttctattcttgttccttatggtctagaggccttttggccaaaaccccacacaagtgttccaaaaatcctcatttttttcgtcattttcaccagttttcgtcggtgttcgtttggttgtttggttggatttgctgcttgaatactccatattaccgtttcattagttttcaaagagcttaaagaaggaaatagagtggaaaaaggcagaggtgtgagcttatttgagggtaaaagccatcattgagtgcaaacacgagtgtacttgagtgaccatttttttgagtgaaacacgtgagggagtgcagcgaggtcctttctataattgtctaaccttattgttttgcagattctctatcatgtcacaaaatccagagaaagatgcaagcaatgataatccgccacctgaggttccgaatctacaaatgcaagcattaatcggggagatgcgaaggatgatgagggcggagtgtgagcagatacatgagaggttggatagggtagaagagggaacacaacggaggccacggaggaataggatgtaccaaagggaggatgagaatgaaggggatttggaagggttagtttctgatgatgagtttgataggatgtcgacgggtaaccataggaggtatggtcgggatagagaagctaggaaccaggtagatgattatttaggaaatataaagatgagaattccagcatttcaggggaagagcgatcctgaggcataccttgagtgggaaaagaagatggagttagtttttgattgtcacaactactccgacattaagaaggtaaaactagctgccattgagtttactgattatgctattgtttggtgggatcagttgtgcatcaacaggaggcggagtggagatcgtcctattgacacatgggaggcaatgaagagggtgatgaggcgacggtttgtaccacctcattattatcgagatctataccttaagttgcagggccttcgtcaaggttccaggagtgttgatgagtattacaaggagatggagatggctatgattagagccaatgttgaagaggatcgggaggcaaccatggcaaggtttttgaatgggttgaaccgagagattgctgacccaatcgagctacaccattatgtggaattggaggatttggttcatatggcaatcaaagtggagaggcagctcaagaagggtagttcaagttcgaggtcaagaccgagcccacacaatccaagtacaacaccttggaggtcgaactatccaaagaaagaagaccaacccacttcatcatctacaccaaaaccagccaccacagccacaccacctcaaggtaaaacaactcctactaagtctcattctagtgagataaggtgtttcaaatgtcaggggcgaggacacatagctaaccagtgtccaaacaagagagtcatggtgattcgagaaagtggagagatagattctgaagatgaagatgatcttgctgacatgccacctttggaagatgcttctgacaatgagtatggaccagaatctggtgagatgcttgcactagtcacaaggcgagtcctgaatttgcaagcaaaagaagaggaagaagaggtgcagcgagagaacatctttcacactcgttgtcatgtgagagacaaggtatgtagtgtcattattgatggaggtagttgtactaatgttgctagtgcttccatggttgccaagctggggcttacaacgcttaggcatccttgtccatacaaattgcaatggctgaatgatagtggtgaagtgagggttacaaaacaggtgctagtctcatttcgaattggcaagtatgaagatgaggtgttgtgtgatgtggttcccatgcaagctggacacctccttctaggaaggccttggcaatttgatcggcgggtgcagcatgacggcttcaccaacaagtattcattcacattccgtcaacgaacaatcactctagcgcctttgacaccaaagcaagtgtatgaagatcaagtgaggttgcaaaaattgagtgacaaaaagaaaatgagtgagcaaaaagagagtgaaaagatgaatgagagtaaggaaaaagagagacaaagagagaaaagtgtggaatcaagtgagagaaaacaaaataatttttatgcaaaaaaaagtgaggttaagagagcattgtgtacaaaacagcccatgattttactcatgtataaggaggctcttttaaatactaaccaacttgattcttcgctgccaagtgttgttgtgtctattttgcaggaatttgaggatgtgtttcctgagaaagtaccacatggattgccacctgttcgaggaatagaacatcaaattgattttgttccaggtgcttccatcccaaaccgaccagcctacagaagtaatcctgatgaaacaaaggaattgcaaaggcaaattgaagaattgatggagaaagggcaggtgagagaaagcatgagcccttgtgctgttccagtgattctagttcccaagaaggatggaacatggaggatgtgtgttgactgtcgagccatcaacaatataacggtaaaatatcgacatcccattcctcgtttagatgacatgttagatgaattgcatggttcttgtgtgttttccaaaattgatcttaaaagtgggtatcatcagatacgtatgaaagaaggggatgagtggaaaactgcttttaaaactaaacatggattgtatgagtggttagtcatgccttttggactaactaatgcacctagcactttcatgcgcttaatgaatcatgtattgcgtgctttcattggaaaatttgtggttgtgtattttgatgatattcttatttatagtaagaatttgcatgaccatgttttgcatttgcattctgttttggatgttcttaggaaacagagtttatatgctaacctcagtaagtgtactttctgcaccgataagcttgttttcctaggctttgttgtaagtgctacaggtattcaggtggatgaagaaaagatcaaagccatccaagagtggccgacccctacaactataggtaatgttagaagttttcatggacttgctagcttctacaggaggtttgtgaaaaattttagcaccatcgccgcaccacttacagaagttatcaaaaagaatgtgatatttaaatggggcgaagctcaagaggaggcatttcagctactgaaatacaagcttactcatgctcctttacttgctttgcctaacttttctaacacttttgaagttgaatgtgatgcttctggaataggtattggcgctgttcttatgcaggatgggagaccgcttgcatactttagcgaaaagctaagtggggctgccctcaattaccccacctatgacaaagaattgtatgcactagtgcgtgctttagaaacatggcagcactatttgtggccaaaggagtttgtgattcgcacagatcatgaatccttgaaacatttgaaaggccaacacaagctcaacaagagacatgcaagatgggttgagttcattgagacatttccttatgtcattcgctataaacaaggtaaggagaatgtggttgctgatgccctttctcgcaggtatgccctaatctccactcttgatgctaaattacttgggtttgaacacataaaggacctgtattctgctgaccatgattttggggaaatttatggtgtttgtgaaaaatctgctgaaggaaaattttataggcatgagggtttcttgtttagggagcataggttgtgtgtacctaattgttctttgagagatttgctagttagagagtccc
The Humulus lupulus chromosome 6, drHumLupu1.1, whole genome shotgun sequence DNA segment above includes these coding regions:
- the LOC133784166 gene encoding uncharacterized protein LOC133784166 produces the protein DIKKVKLAAIEFTDYAIVWWDQLCINRRRSGDRPIDTWEAMKRVMRRRFVPPHYYRDLYLKLQGLRQGSRSVDEYYKEMEMAMIRANVEEDREATMARFLNGLNREIADPIELHHYVELEDLVHMAIKVERQLKKGSSSSRSRPSPHNPSTTPWRSNYPKKEDQPTSSSTPKPATTATPPQGKTTPTKSHSSEIRCFKCQGRGHIANQCPNKRVMVIRESGEIDSEDEDDLADMPPLEDASDNEYGPESGEMLALVTRRVLNLQAKEEEEEVQRENIFHTRCHVRDKVCSVIIDGGSCTNVASASMVAKLGLTTLRHPCPYKLQWLNDSGEVRVTKQVLVSFRIGKYEDEVLCDVVPMQAGHLLLGRPWQFDRREFEDVFPEKVPHGLPPVRGIEHQIDFVPGASIPNRPAYRSNPDETKELQRQIEELMEKGQVRESMSPCAVPVILVPKKDGTWRMCFVVSATGIQVDEEKIKAIQEWPTPTTIGNVRSFHGLASFYRRFVKNFSTIAAPLTEVIKKNVIFKWGEAQEEAFQLLKYKLTHAPLLALPNFSNTFEVECDASGIGIGAVLMQDGRPLAYFSEKLSGAALNYPTYDKELYALVRALETWQHYLWPKEFVIRTDHESLKHLKGQHKLNKRHARWVEFIETFPYVIRYKQGKENVVADALSRRHEGFLFREHRLCVPNCSLRDLLVRESHGGGLMGHFGVAKTLAMLQEHFFWPHMKRDVERICGRCVTCRQAKSRVQPNGLYTPLPIPSSPWVDISMDFVLGLPRSKRGRDSIFVVVDRFSKMAHFIPCHKTDDASNVADLFFREIVRLHGMPRTIVSDRDAKFLSYFWKTLWGKLGTKLLFSTTCHPQTDGQTEVVNRTLSTLLRAIISKNIKTWEDCLPHVEFAYNRSMHSATKFSPFEIVYGFNPLTPLDLSPLPVFEPGDWVWLHMRKERFPTQRRSKLLPRGDGPFQVLERINDNTYRL